One window of Burkholderia vietnamiensis LMG 10929 genomic DNA carries:
- the glyS gene encoding glycine--tRNA ligase subunit beta — protein MTHNHPAPLLVELLTEELPPKALARLGDAFAEGLAQRLAARDLVEGELVFERYATPRRLAVVVQNVRAVAPDRQVREKVLPVSVALDAEGKPTAPLAKKLAALGHPDLTIAELERAHDGKAEAFFVNYSAAGATLADGLQAALDETLEKLPIPKVMTYQRPDGTDVKFVRPVHRLTVLHDDRVVPVAAFGVDADDTTLGHRFLSDGLVAIQHARAYADTLRDKGRVIAHFADRRETIRTQLNEHANGDTVVMPDALLDEVTSLVEWPVVYPCRFEDEFLQVPQECLILTMQTNQKYFALTDIAGKLRSRFLIVSNIETKTPGEIIEGNERVVRPRLADAKFFFEQDKKKPLAERVPLLANVVYHNKLGSALARVERLEALAGEIAPAIGADVAHAKRAARLAKADLLTDMVGEFPELQGTMGTYYARHDGEPDDVALACAEHYQPRFSGDALPTTPVSTAVALADKLETIVGIWGIGLAPTGEKDPFALRRHALGVLRLLLEKQLPLDLVSLLRTAHARFEQVPGVAEATDAIFAFFMDRLRGLLRERGYTAGEVDAVLSLNPTRVDDLVARLDAVREFTRLAEAEALAAANKRISNILKKSEGGVNGAVQPALLVEAAEKALHEQLAAVTPHVQSQLDARAYTGALSALAALRAPVDTFFNDVMVNAEDPALRANRLALLFALHQQMNCVADISKLAA, from the coding sequence ATGACGCATAACCATCCCGCTCCCCTGCTCGTCGAACTGCTGACCGAAGAGCTGCCGCCGAAGGCCCTCGCGCGCCTCGGCGACGCATTCGCCGAAGGTCTCGCGCAACGCCTCGCGGCGCGCGACCTCGTCGAAGGCGAACTCGTGTTCGAACGCTACGCGACGCCGCGCCGCCTCGCGGTGGTCGTGCAGAACGTGCGCGCCGTCGCGCCGGACCGGCAGGTCCGCGAAAAAGTGCTGCCCGTGTCGGTCGCGCTCGACGCCGAAGGCAAGCCGACCGCCCCGCTCGCGAAGAAGCTCGCGGCGCTCGGCCACCCGGACCTGACGATCGCCGAGCTCGAGCGCGCGCACGACGGCAAGGCCGAGGCGTTCTTCGTCAACTACTCGGCGGCCGGCGCGACGCTCGCCGACGGCCTGCAGGCCGCGCTCGACGAAACGCTCGAGAAGCTGCCGATCCCGAAGGTCATGACCTATCAGCGCCCGGACGGCACGGACGTCAAGTTCGTGCGCCCGGTGCATCGCCTGACCGTGCTGCACGACGATCGCGTCGTGCCGGTGGCCGCGTTCGGCGTCGACGCCGACGACACCACGCTCGGCCATCGCTTCCTGTCCGACGGCCTCGTCGCGATCCAGCATGCGCGCGCGTATGCGGACACGCTGCGCGACAAGGGCCGCGTGATCGCGCATTTCGCCGATCGCCGCGAGACGATCCGCACGCAACTGAACGAGCACGCGAACGGCGACACGGTCGTGATGCCCGACGCGCTGCTCGACGAAGTGACGTCGCTGGTCGAATGGCCGGTCGTCTATCCGTGCCGCTTCGAGGACGAATTCCTGCAGGTGCCGCAGGAATGCCTGATCCTCACGATGCAGACGAACCAGAAGTACTTCGCGCTGACCGATATCGCCGGCAAGCTGCGCTCGCGTTTCCTGATCGTGTCGAACATCGAGACGAAGACGCCCGGTGAGATCATCGAAGGCAACGAGCGCGTCGTGCGCCCGCGCCTGGCCGACGCGAAGTTCTTCTTCGAGCAGGACAAGAAGAAGCCGCTCGCCGAGCGCGTCCCGCTGCTCGCGAACGTCGTCTATCACAACAAGCTCGGCTCGGCCCTTGCGCGCGTCGAGCGCCTCGAGGCGCTGGCCGGCGAGATCGCGCCCGCGATCGGCGCGGACGTCGCGCATGCGAAGCGTGCCGCGCGCCTCGCGAAGGCCGACTTGCTGACCGACATGGTCGGCGAGTTCCCGGAGCTGCAGGGCACGATGGGCACCTACTACGCGCGCCACGACGGCGAGCCCGACGACGTCGCGCTCGCGTGCGCGGAGCACTACCAGCCGCGCTTCTCGGGCGACGCGCTGCCGACCACGCCGGTGTCCACCGCCGTCGCGCTGGCCGACAAGCTCGAGACGATCGTCGGCATCTGGGGCATCGGCCTCGCGCCGACCGGCGAGAAGGACCCGTTCGCGCTGCGCCGCCACGCGCTCGGCGTGCTGCGCCTGCTGCTCGAGAAGCAGCTGCCGCTCGATCTCGTGTCGCTGCTGCGCACCGCGCATGCGCGCTTCGAGCAGGTGCCGGGCGTCGCCGAAGCGACGGACGCGATCTTCGCGTTCTTCATGGACCGCCTGCGCGGCCTGCTGCGCGAACGCGGCTACACGGCTGGCGAAGTCGACGCGGTGCTGAGCCTGAATCCGACGCGCGTCGACGATCTCGTCGCGCGCCTCGACGCGGTGCGCGAATTCACGCGCCTCGCGGAAGCCGAAGCGCTCGCGGCCGCCAACAAGCGGATCTCGAACATCCTGAAGAAGTCGGAAGGCGGCGTGAACGGCGCGGTCCAGCCGGCGCTGCTCGTCGAGGCCGCGGAGAAGGCGCTGCACGAGCAGCTCGCCGCGGTCACGCCGCACGTGCAGTCGCAGCTCGACGCGCGGGCGTACACGGGCGCGCTGTCGGCGCTCGCCGCGCTGCGCGCGCCCGTCGACACGTTCTTCAACGACGTGATGGTCAACGCGGAAGATCCGGCGCTGCGCGCGAACCGTCTCGCGCTGCTGTTTGCGCTGCATCAGCAGATGAACTGCGTCGCCGACATCTCGAAGCTCGCCGCTTAA
- the glyQ gene encoding glycine--tRNA ligase subunit alpha has translation MLTFQQIILTLQSYWDKQGCALLQPIDMEVGAGTSHVHTFLRAVGPEPWRAAYVQPSRRPKDGRYGENPNRLQHYYQYQVVLKPAPENILDLYLGSLEALGFDLQQNDVRFVEDDWENPTLGAWGLGWEVWLNGMEVTQFTYFQQVGGLDCKPVLGEITYGLERLAMYLQKVENVYDLVWTEWEEQGPNGPELRRLSYGDVYHQNEVEQSTYNFEHANVDLLFTFFNSYEAEAKKMIDAQLALPAYELVLKAGHTFNLLDARGAISVTERAAYIGRIRALSRLVAQAYYDSREKLGFPMLGNPPGVPGLTTDAQDAAQPAWAPPLKVERKIDQD, from the coding sequence ATGCTTACGTTTCAGCAAATCATCCTGACGCTGCAGTCCTACTGGGACAAGCAGGGTTGCGCTCTGCTCCAGCCCATCGACATGGAAGTCGGCGCGGGCACGTCGCACGTCCACACGTTCCTGCGCGCGGTCGGCCCCGAGCCGTGGCGCGCCGCCTACGTGCAGCCGTCGCGCCGCCCGAAGGACGGCCGCTACGGCGAGAACCCGAACCGCCTGCAGCATTACTACCAGTATCAGGTCGTGCTGAAGCCGGCGCCGGAAAACATCCTCGATCTCTACCTCGGCTCGCTGGAAGCGCTCGGCTTCGACCTGCAGCAGAACGACGTCCGCTTCGTCGAGGACGACTGGGAGAACCCGACGCTCGGCGCGTGGGGCCTCGGCTGGGAAGTGTGGCTGAACGGGATGGAAGTCACGCAGTTCACGTATTTCCAGCAGGTCGGCGGCCTCGACTGCAAGCCGGTGCTCGGCGAGATCACCTACGGCCTCGAACGCCTCGCGATGTACCTGCAGAAGGTCGAGAACGTGTACGACCTCGTGTGGACCGAATGGGAGGAGCAAGGCCCGAACGGCCCCGAGCTGCGCCGCCTGTCGTACGGCGACGTGTACCACCAGAACGAGGTCGAGCAGTCGACCTACAACTTCGAGCACGCGAACGTCGATCTGCTGTTCACGTTCTTCAACAGCTACGAAGCGGAAGCGAAGAAGATGATCGACGCGCAGCTCGCGCTGCCCGCGTACGAGCTCGTGCTGAAGGCCGGTCACACGTTCAACCTGCTCGACGCGCGCGGCGCGATTTCGGTCACCGAACGTGCGGCGTACATCGGCCGCATCCGCGCGCTGTCGCGTCTCGTCGCGCAGGCTTACTACGACTCGCGCGAGAAGCTCGGCTTCCCGATGCTCGGCAATCCGCCGGGCGTGCCGGGCCTCACCACCGACGCCCAGGACGCCGCGCAGCCGGCATGGGCGCCGCCGCTGAAGGTCGAACGCAAGATCGATCAGGACTGA
- a CDS encoding tetratricopeptide repeat protein — protein MQDSNELLIPLLPPLLALLGHAADARARGDADVHALWLAAAGQLHAADSAALAQLTTTLVARQRIADALALAECAARVHPGVAALFNHGYALQMAGRHADAVAPYRAAYALDPRWPSLRNNLAIALRLSGGDRNEEIALLDAAVEADPYDVQAWINLVVARLAALDLDGALASAARLAEIAPDNALALNNIAMAMKEAQRWDDAERYATRACELAPDDASFRFNLAIIQLVRGNYAAGWRGHEARWDGAGELRGRRPALPGPRWQGEPLAGKTLLVWGEQGLGDVLQFARFVAPLAERAHREGGRLVWNTFPQLGTLMQRSLGAHVDAFSAGGGVDTLPPFDYEVPLIGLPLMLGMETSTLGASVPYLHAEPHARDAWRARLAGERRLKVGLVWTGSAGHQRNPFRRVGLARYADAFGGIDGVAFYSLQPGADADVAAARAAGFAIEDFTAELKSFDDTAAFIGALDLVITVCTSVAHLSGALGARTWVALDVNPHWPWLLDRTDSPWYPSATLYRQPTFGAWAPVMDALARDLRGLAAGRG, from the coding sequence ATGCAAGACTCGAACGAACTCCTGATTCCGCTGCTGCCGCCGCTGCTCGCGCTGCTCGGCCACGCCGCCGACGCGCGTGCGCGCGGCGATGCCGATGTGCACGCACTGTGGCTGGCCGCGGCCGGCCAGCTGCACGCCGCCGATAGCGCGGCGCTCGCGCAGCTGACCACGACGCTCGTCGCGCGGCAGCGCATCGCCGACGCGCTCGCGCTGGCAGAATGCGCGGCGCGCGTGCATCCCGGTGTCGCGGCGCTGTTCAACCACGGCTACGCGCTGCAGATGGCCGGCCGTCACGCGGACGCGGTCGCGCCGTACCGCGCGGCCTATGCGCTCGATCCGCGCTGGCCGTCGCTGCGCAACAACCTCGCGATCGCGCTGCGGCTGTCGGGCGGCGATCGCAACGAGGAAATCGCGCTGCTCGACGCGGCCGTCGAGGCCGATCCGTACGACGTGCAGGCGTGGATCAACCTGGTCGTCGCGCGGCTCGCGGCGCTCGACCTCGACGGCGCGCTCGCATCCGCGGCGCGGCTCGCGGAGATCGCGCCCGACAACGCGCTCGCGCTGAACAACATCGCGATGGCGATGAAGGAGGCGCAGCGCTGGGACGACGCCGAGCGCTACGCGACGCGTGCGTGCGAACTCGCGCCCGACGACGCATCGTTCCGTTTCAACCTCGCGATCATCCAGCTCGTGCGCGGCAATTACGCGGCCGGCTGGCGCGGCCACGAGGCGCGCTGGGACGGCGCCGGCGAGCTGCGCGGCCGCCGCCCGGCGCTGCCGGGCCCGCGCTGGCAGGGCGAGCCGCTCGCCGGCAAGACCTTGCTCGTCTGGGGCGAGCAGGGGCTCGGCGACGTGCTGCAGTTCGCGCGCTTCGTCGCGCCGCTCGCCGAGCGCGCGCACCGCGAAGGCGGCCGGCTCGTGTGGAACACGTTTCCGCAGCTCGGCACGCTGATGCAGCGCAGCCTCGGCGCGCACGTGGACGCGTTCAGCGCCGGCGGCGGTGTCGACACGCTGCCGCCGTTCGATTACGAGGTGCCGCTGATCGGCCTGCCGTTGATGCTCGGGATGGAGACGTCGACGCTCGGCGCGTCGGTGCCGTACCTGCATGCGGAGCCACATGCGCGCGACGCGTGGCGCGCGCGGCTCGCGGGCGAGCGGCGGCTGAAGGTCGGGCTCGTGTGGACGGGCAGCGCGGGGCACCAGCGCAACCCGTTCCGGCGCGTCGGGCTCGCGCGCTATGCCGATGCGTTCGGCGGCATCGACGGCGTCGCGTTTTATTCGCTGCAGCCGGGCGCGGATGCCGATGTCGCCGCGGCGCGCGCGGCCGGTTTCGCGATCGAGGACTTTACCGCCGAGCTGAAGAGTTTCGACGACACGGCGGCGTTCATCGGCGCGCTCGATCTAGTGATCACGGTGTGCACGTCGGTTGCGCATCTGTCGGGCGCGCTCGGCGCGCGCACCTGGGTCGCGCTCGACGTGAATCCGCATTGGCCGTGGCTGCTCGATCGCACCGACAGCCCGTGGTATCCGAGCGCGACGCTCTACCGGCAGCCGACGTTCGGCGCATGGGCGCCGGTGATGGACGCGCTCGCGCGCGATTTGCGTGGGCTCGCGGCTGGGCGGGGTTGA
- the lnt gene encoding apolipoprotein N-acyltransferase, with protein sequence MDDPIPSRPAGGLLAPAPGRALPRWHYPAALLAGAANTLSFAPTPHGGWLQLAVFVWFFAQLTRTSSWRGAALTGGAFGFGNFISGIWWLYISMHVYGEMAAPLAGGALVLFALYLSLYPAFSAALWSFCAGHAWHRRAPDPRPFAPTWHGAFAFASAWALGEWLRGTVFTGFPWLASGYAQVDGPLAGFAPVVGVYGIAWVLALFAALAVQALVAARRPRTAELGAPGAARAPAIRAAAPAMLAVALAALGIGLSQASWTVPANAPLTVRLLQGNVKQDIKFEQEGIDAAIKMYTQMIVEKPADLIVTPETAIAVMIQELPEPFAVAIRKFSDTTGSAVLFGAVGASVTPDGHYVDYTNSLYGVTPHSRDIYHYDKHHLVPFGEFIPWGFRWFVDLMKMPLGDFARGAPVQKPFLVHNQPVMADICYEDLFGEEIAATIRDNPQPPGVLVNVTNLAWFGDTIALDQHLQIARMRALETGRPMLRSTNTGMTAAIDARGRVLGQLKPYTIGSLDVRIEGTSGFTPYVTSGNAVVLAVSLMLLAFGFTFGPGLRRRERAMRDGDGDV encoded by the coding sequence ATGGACGATCCGATCCCGTCCCGCCCGGCTGGCGGCCTCCTCGCGCCCGCCCCCGGGCGCGCGCTGCCGCGCTGGCACTATCCGGCCGCGCTGCTCGCCGGCGCGGCCAATACGCTCAGCTTCGCGCCGACGCCGCACGGCGGCTGGCTGCAGCTCGCCGTATTCGTCTGGTTCTTCGCGCAGCTCACGCGCACGTCGAGCTGGCGCGGCGCCGCGCTCACCGGCGGCGCATTCGGGTTCGGCAACTTCATCAGCGGCATCTGGTGGCTGTACATCAGCATGCACGTGTACGGCGAGATGGCCGCGCCGCTCGCGGGCGGCGCGCTGGTGCTGTTCGCGCTGTACCTGTCGCTGTACCCGGCGTTTTCGGCCGCGTTGTGGTCGTTTTGCGCGGGCCACGCGTGGCATCGCCGCGCGCCCGACCCGCGGCCGTTCGCGCCGACGTGGCACGGCGCGTTCGCGTTCGCGAGCGCATGGGCGCTCGGCGAATGGCTGCGCGGCACCGTGTTCACCGGCTTTCCGTGGCTCGCGAGCGGTTACGCGCAGGTCGACGGGCCGCTCGCCGGGTTCGCGCCGGTCGTCGGCGTGTACGGGATCGCATGGGTGCTCGCGCTGTTCGCCGCGCTGGCCGTGCAGGCGCTCGTCGCCGCGCGCCGGCCGCGCACCGCCGAGCTTGGTGCTCCCGGCGCTGCACGCGCGCCCGCGATCCGGGCGGCCGCGCCGGCCATGCTGGCGGTCGCGCTGGCGGCGCTCGGCATCGGGCTGTCGCAGGCGAGCTGGACCGTGCCCGCGAACGCGCCGCTCACGGTGCGGCTGCTGCAGGGCAACGTGAAGCAGGACATCAAGTTCGAGCAGGAAGGCATCGACGCGGCGATCAAGATGTACACGCAGATGATCGTCGAGAAGCCGGCCGACCTGATCGTCACGCCGGAAACCGCGATCGCGGTGATGATCCAGGAGCTGCCCGAGCCGTTCGCCGTCGCGATCCGCAAGTTCAGCGACACGACGGGCTCGGCCGTGCTGTTCGGCGCGGTCGGCGCATCGGTGACGCCGGACGGCCATTACGTCGACTACACGAACAGCCTGTATGGCGTGACGCCGCATTCGCGCGACATCTACCACTACGACAAGCACCATCTCGTCCCGTTCGGCGAGTTCATTCCGTGGGGCTTCCGCTGGTTCGTCGACCTGATGAAGATGCCGCTCGGCGACTTCGCGCGCGGCGCACCGGTGCAGAAGCCGTTCCTCGTTCACAACCAGCCGGTGATGGCCGATATCTGCTACGAGGACTTGTTCGGCGAGGAGATCGCCGCGACGATCCGCGACAACCCGCAGCCGCCCGGCGTGCTCGTCAACGTGACGAACCTCGCGTGGTTCGGCGACACCATCGCGCTCGACCAGCATCTGCAGATCGCCCGCATGCGCGCGCTCGAAACCGGCCGGCCGATGCTGCGCTCGACCAATACCGGGATGACGGCCGCGATCGACGCACGCGGCCGCGTGCTCGGCCAGCTCAAGCCATACACGATCGGCTCGCTCGACGTGCGGATCGAAGGCACCAGCGGCTTCACGCCGTACGTGACGAGCGGCAACGCCGTCGTGCTCGCCGTGTCGCTGATGCTGCTCGCGTTCGGCTTCACGTTCGGGCCGGGGCTGCGCCGCCGCGAGCGGGCGATGCGCGACGGGGACGGCGACGTGTGA
- a CDS encoding HlyC/CorC family transporter, with protein sequence MNDSYPSRKPIDKPQEKRSLLERLTDFISPEPESRTELLEILQDAHERNLIDADSLSMIEGVFQVSDLCARDIMVPRAQMDAINITDKPEDFIPFVLEKAHSRYPVFEENRDNVIGVLLAKDLLRFYAEEEFDVRGMLRPAVFIPESKRLNVLLHDFRVNRNHLAIVVDEYGGVAGLITIEDVLEQIVGDIEDEYDFDEEAGNIISAPDGRYRVRALTEIEQFNETFGTDFPDDEVDTIGGLITHHFGRVPHRGEKLQLGNLVFEIQRGDARQVHVLLVRRNPLASRRAETSHDD encoded by the coding sequence ATGAACGATTCGTATCCCAGTCGTAAGCCAATCGACAAACCGCAAGAAAAGCGCTCGCTGCTCGAGCGCCTGACCGACTTCATCTCGCCCGAGCCGGAATCCCGGACGGAACTGCTGGAAATCCTCCAGGATGCGCACGAACGCAACCTGATCGACGCCGATTCGCTGTCGATGATCGAGGGGGTGTTCCAGGTGTCCGACCTGTGTGCGCGCGACATCATGGTGCCGCGTGCGCAGATGGACGCGATCAACATCACCGACAAGCCCGAAGATTTCATCCCGTTCGTCCTCGAGAAGGCGCACTCGCGCTATCCGGTGTTCGAGGAGAACCGCGACAACGTGATCGGCGTGCTGCTCGCGAAGGATCTGCTGCGCTTTTACGCCGAGGAAGAATTCGACGTGCGCGGCATGCTGCGCCCGGCGGTGTTCATCCCCGAATCGAAGCGCCTGAACGTGCTGCTGCACGACTTCCGCGTGAACCGCAATCATCTGGCGATCGTCGTCGACGAATACGGCGGCGTCGCGGGCCTGATCACGATCGAGGACGTGCTCGAGCAGATCGTCGGCGACATCGAGGACGAATACGACTTCGACGAAGAGGCCGGCAACATCATCTCGGCGCCCGACGGCCGCTACCGCGTGCGCGCGCTCACCGAGATCGAACAGTTCAACGAGACCTTCGGCACCGACTTCCCGGACGACGAGGTCGACACGATCGGCGGGCTGATCACCCATCATTTCGGCCGCGTGCCGCATCGCGGCGAGAAGCTGCAGCTCGGCAACCTCGTGTTCGAGATCCAGCGCGGCGATGCGCGGCAGGTCCACGTGCTGCTGGTGCGCCGCAACCCGCTCGCGAGCCGGCGCGCCGAAACCTCGCACGACGACTGA
- a CDS encoding gamma-glutamylcyclotransferase, which yields MHHAALLPPAYPPSIGEGRLLTEEELAASLAHTMRDWDGRQDLWLFGYGSLIWNPGLPTVAAVRGKVHGYHRGLYLWSRVNRGTPEHPGLVLALDRGGSCAGIAFRIAGPTAQPHLETLWKREMPMGSYRPAWLPCSLETGERVQALAFVMRRDAPTYTGKLPDPVVKAVFDSAAGRYGTTLDYVSRTVDALRASGIPDRALEALLSRCR from the coding sequence ATGCACCACGCCGCGCTGCTGCCGCCCGCCTACCCGCCGTCGATCGGCGAGGGCCGGCTGCTGACGGAAGAGGAACTCGCCGCGTCGCTCGCGCACACGATGCGCGATTGGGACGGCCGGCAAGACCTGTGGCTGTTCGGCTATGGGTCGCTGATCTGGAACCCCGGGCTGCCGACGGTCGCCGCCGTGCGCGGCAAGGTGCACGGCTATCACCGCGGGCTCTATTTGTGGTCGCGCGTGAACCGCGGCACGCCCGAGCATCCGGGCCTCGTGCTCGCGCTCGATCGCGGCGGCTCCTGCGCGGGCATCGCATTCCGGATCGCGGGCCCGACCGCCCAGCCGCATCTCGAGACGTTGTGGAAACGCGAAATGCCGATGGGCTCGTACCGGCCCGCTTGGCTGCCGTGCTCGCTCGAGACCGGCGAACGCGTGCAGGCGCTCGCGTTCGTGATGCGCCGCGACGCGCCCACCTACACGGGCAAGCTGCCCGACCCCGTCGTGAAGGCGGTGTTCGACAGCGCGGCGGGCCGCTACGGCACGACGCTCGATTACGTGAGCCGCACCGTCGACGCGCTGCGCGCGAGCGGCATCCCCGATCGCGCGCTGGAAGCGCTGCTCTCGCGATGCCGGTGA
- the ybeY gene encoding rRNA maturation RNase YbeY, protein MKSSRSRKSGRAQSAAPESPRVSLFDAKGKARSVNAQGLRIDFPDGRSLMFDLSGSSGDAAVAIVAQHNDPTMRAKLALQPEHYDSVTLHVGAELAPRDEEMDEGGRELEFELSVQYGDEITAELRKTLPKRKLIAEWIEPALFASAQLTVRFVGEEEGRTLNAGYRHKDYPTNVLTFAYDPAPDGTVIGDLVLCCPVVEKEAREQNKPLAAHYAHLLVHGALHAQGYDHETSDADAAEMEALEIDILAKLGFPNPYQ, encoded by the coding sequence ATGAAATCATCCCGTTCTCGCAAGTCCGGGCGCGCGCAGTCTGCCGCGCCAGAATCCCCCCGTGTTTCCCTGTTCGATGCGAAGGGCAAGGCCCGGAGCGTCAACGCGCAAGGGCTGCGAATCGACTTCCCGGATGGCCGCAGCCTGATGTTCGACCTGTCGGGCAGCTCGGGCGACGCGGCCGTCGCGATCGTCGCTCAGCACAACGATCCGACCATGCGCGCGAAGCTCGCGCTGCAGCCCGAGCACTACGACAGCGTGACGCTGCACGTCGGCGCCGAACTCGCGCCGCGCGACGAAGAAATGGATGAAGGCGGCCGCGAACTGGAGTTCGAACTGTCCGTGCAATACGGCGACGAAATCACCGCCGAGCTGCGCAAGACGCTGCCGAAGCGCAAGCTGATCGCCGAATGGATCGAGCCGGCGCTGTTCGCGAGCGCGCAGCTCACCGTGCGCTTCGTCGGCGAGGAAGAAGGCCGCACGCTGAACGCCGGCTATCGCCACAAGGACTATCCGACCAACGTGTTGACGTTCGCCTACGATCCGGCGCCGGACGGCACCGTGATCGGCGATCTGGTGCTGTGCTGCCCGGTCGTCGAAAAGGAAGCGCGCGAGCAGAACAAGCCGCTCGCGGCCCACTACGCGCACCTGCTGGTCCACGGCGCGCTGCACGCGCAAGGCTACGACCACGAGACGAGCGACGCTGACGCCGCCGAAATGGAAGCGCTCGAAATCGACATTCTCGCGAAGCTGGGCTTCCCGAACCCGTACCAGTAA